The genomic interval GTTACTATGCTTTTTTGCCTGTCTATATGGGGCTTATTTCTACAAATTTGGGTACGGGTTTAAACACCTACCGCAGACCGGATAAACTCAGAATGTACTGTATTGAAGAGGAACCGGATACCTGGACCAAGCGCCTTACACAAAACCGGGATGAATACTGTAGGGACTATGAAAATTTTTTACGTGATAGTTTTAACCGTATAGAGGGCAAGATTATGAATGTACTGAGAGCCCATATTATTTCCAGAAGACTATATACCGAGGATGAAAAGTGAAAATTATAAGTATTATCATATATATGTTTATCCTAATAATCTCTCTGGGTGCTGAAGAAAATGCAGCTAAAGAAAAAGAGAAGTCCGGGAATCATCTCGACATCATCGCTTATTCGGGTTTATATACCGAGACGGACTTATTACCTATATTATTCCAGCAAAAAACAAACTATAAGGCATCTCGCATTTCTGTTCTGGGACTCAATTATGGACTGAGTAGTAATATACGTTTTTTTGATTTTGAAGCCGAAGGTCAGTTAGTAAAGCACTCAGGTTTAATGAACCATCTTGAAATGAATGTTTTTTTACTGGCACGCTGGTCGAATCTATTTCGATTACCTGTAAGCATTGCTTTCGGAGAGGGGATTTCTCTTGCTTCGAAAAATCCCCTTCTGGAGAATAAAAAAAAAGGAATTTATATATACGGAAATTATTTTGATTGGTATGAAGCAAGTTTTATCTCACATCAATTTGGCTCTCTTCCGTTTAATACCGAATTTCAGTTGGATAGTATTCGCTCTTCCCAGGTATTAAACTATCTTATGGTTGAACTTGACTTTGCTTTTGAGTTTTTGGAATATTACCCCCGTATATTTATGCGAATACACCATCGTTCCGGAGTGTTCGGTTTGTATTGCAAACCCGATCCGGCCTGTGGTTCGAATTTTATCAGCTATGGGGTTAAATTTAGATTATAAGGAAAAAGTATGAAACGCAGAGAAATTTTAGATTATTTAAATGTTCTATTTCAATACAGGGAAAATACGGAAAAGTATGCAACAAATGGCCTCCAAGTAGAAGGAAATGACGAAGTTCAATCTATCGCTTTTTCTGTTGATGCAAGCTTCGGAATCATTCAAAAAGCAGTAAAGGAAAATGTAGATATGCTGATCTGTCATCATGGAATCTTTTGGCCAAGTCTTTTTTCTATAGAAGGACAGGTAAAGGAAAAAATCCAATTGTTCCTGGAAAATGAGATTTCTCTTGTCGGGATGCATCTTCCCCTTGACAGACAACCTGAAATAGGTAATAATATTTGCCTGGCTAATATTTTAGAAGGAGAAAATATACGAGAAATTGCATCTATTTCTTATTACGGAGACTGGAAAATGAAGAAAACAATCCGGGAGATTGCAAATATCTTACAGGAAAAATTAATGGGACCGATAAAGTTATTTGACTTCTCCGATGGTAAGGCCGGCTCCTTTGTTGTATGTTCCGGGAGTGGTAGTTCGGAACTCAGGTTATTAGAGCAGGGAGATTGTGAGGTTTTCATCACAGGTGAACTGCGTTATGAAGCTATTGATGAAGCAAAATATAAAAAAATCAGTTTAATTTCAGCCGGACATTATGCAACCGAAACAACGGGAATACAGGCCCTGCAAAGGAAGATGAGTACGGAACTAAATTTAAAAACTTTATTTATTGAAGACAGAGTGGACTATTGAAAAATTCTTTACTTTAAAAAGTAATACATTCTACTCTGAGGAAAGAGCGGAATCAATCGCCGGAGGACTTGAATCATGAAAAAACACCTTAACTTTATCTTTCTATCCATTATCGCAATTGCAGTTTCCAGTCTTGTTTCCTGGGACATGCCATTTAATCCATTTCGGAAAAAATTAGACCTGGATCTGGGAAAATATTCGGAACCCAAAAAAGAAGATGATAGTTATATGAAGGTTTTGCAGGTAAGTCCGAAAGGCGAAGTTCCGGAAGGATTTTCGCCGAAGGAAGTAGTTCTGGTTTTTAACCATCCTTTAATTCCTCTGGGTACACTTGAGGAAGAAACAAAAGGTGTATTTCAAATCAGTCCTGAGATTAAAGGTAAGTTTCGCTGGTATGGAAGCCGAATTTGTGCTTTTATTCCTTCTGAACCCTGGGACTTGCGGCAGGAATATACTATTCGTGTGAGTGGAGATTTGAAGGCTATCAATGGGAAGTCCATGAAAGAATCTTTTCAATCTACATTTAAACTTAAGATTCCGAAGTTAAATGTTGATTTGAATACGGCTTATACGGAAGATCCGGAAATGGACTATGATTACCAGGAATACAGTTATAATACGAGTGAAGATATACGACCTATACAAAAATTTTCTCTGAGTTTCTCTCAAAAAGTATCTGAGAAACAGGTAAATAAGAAGCTAAGTATTATCGCAGATGGAAAGTCTATCCCTTTTATACTTGTGGGAGAGAAAGATAAGAAATCTTTTACATTTATTAATACAAAGCCTTTTTCTAAATCTTCCAATGTAATGGTTCGTCTCGAACCCGGTCTTGAATCTCTGGAGTATTCCGGAAATTATACGGATGATATTTTAAAAGTCTATAAATCCTGGGGAGATCTTGAAATAGAGATGAAGGACTGTGATTTTCAATATTTCCAGAGTCGCTGGTATTGTCGCTTTGTCTTTAATCACCCGGTTCAAGGGGAAAACGCGATTCGAGCTATTCAAGTATCTCCTGATATGCAAATGTCTCAAAAACCGAAAGGACCGATTCGCAGACTTAAATTAGCACACTGGCGACCTGTATCAGGAAAGAGTTATACATTTAGTTTCTCTTCCAAGCTTAAAGATATATTTGGATATGAATTAGGAAAAAAAGAAGTCTTCCAAATAAAAGTTCCGGAGTATAAACCGGATTTTTCTGTAGACAGCTATTATTCGGTCCTCGAATCCAAAATGCAATCCAAACTTCCAATTGATATAGCCAATATTCCGGCGATGAACGTGAAAGTAGGTAAGTTGAGTCTGGACAGTATCCATAAAAAAATGCAATTTAAACCTGAGTGGAAGAATGGTTCTTATACCTACTTTGATTATTTTGCTCATGCAAGTAATACGAAAGAGCATCTCTGGAAAACTGGATCGAGTAAATACAAAGGCCAACGATATGGTTACGATCTTTCTCCCTATTTAAATTCTAATAAGAAAGGTTGGCTTGCTGTTCGCTTTAATAATAAAATTACACAATTTGTGCAATCTACCGATCTGGGTATTACTGTAAAAGAAGATTATAAAAAAGCCTATGCCTGGGTGCACTCTCTGACCGATGGGACTCCTTTATCGGGTGTTACCGTTTCTTCCTATTTATTCGGAAATAAGAAAGATTCCTGTACTACAAACTCAGAAGGAACCTGTTCTTTAAAACCAGGAGAAATCTATGTTAGTGAAAAGAATGATGATATGGCTTTTGTGGATAACCGGGATTACGAACTCAGTATGTACAGCCTGGTTCGCTCGGGTTCCTATAGTTCGGAAGCAATAAAACCACTTATATCAGGTTCGGTTTTTTATGATAGGAAACTATACAGACCGGGTGATAAGGTGAGCTGGAAAGCCCTATTGGGTCTGAGAGAAAAGGGGAAATACCGGGCGGCAGGTAATATGAGCTTTGAAGTGAAGATTACTGACGCAAAAGGAGAAGAAGTATATTCAAAAAATCTAAAATCTTCGGAAGAAGGAGGGATTTGGGGAGATTATAGTATACCCGGAGAAGCTTCCCTCGGACATTACACTATACGAATTGATTCTTCTTATAAACAGACTATATCTGATACATTCCAGGTAGAGGAATTTCGACCGGTAAGCTTTTCCGTAAAAGTGCAGGGTAAGAATGATGCTGTAGTATCTGAAAAATTTAAATTTTCTATAGAAGGAAAATACTTATTCGGAGCTCCTATGAGTGAAGCAGAACTGGAGCTTACTTTAAAACGTTATTCAACACAGCTATTCTTTCCGGAATATGAAGATTATACGATAGGTTCCAATCTATTGGAGGATGAAGAGTCCAAAGATTATTCTCAGACCGGTATGTTTATACAGGATAGTACCAAATTAGGTTTGGATGGAGTAAGTAGGCAGGAAGTGGAACTTAAACCTATGCTACTATTAGAAAAAATACATAAACCTTCTTATAAAGAATATAAATTAAGTTCTTCTTATCGTGTGGATGTAGAAGCTAAAGTCAGCGATAAAGATTCTAAGTCTGTTACTTCCCGTAGTTCCGTTCGTGTGAGAGCAGGAGAATTTATTCCGGGAATCAAAGTTGAAGAAGCCTATCAGGATTACAGGACTCCTTTTAAGTTTAAAATTATCGCTCTTGGCTCAGATGGAAAACCGATGCGAAAAGCTTCCGTACGGGTTCGCGTTATAAAACGAAACTGGCAGAGCGTTGAAACCAAAAGTTCAGAAAATTCTAAACAGAGGAAAAATACGCTGATAAATGAGTTGGTGGAAGAGGAAACATTCAGTATTGGTTCTTCTGCTTATGAGTATTTCTTTTCAGCCTCTGAAGCCGGACAGTATAGCATTACCGTGCAAGAAAAAGAAGGGATGAGCTTTGTAAAAATTCCTTTTTATGCTTACGGGGGAGCCTATACAAGCTGGTATAAAAATGAAGATAGTACATTTGAGATGCAAACCAATCGTAGTTCATACACTCCGGGAGAAACGGCGAAGGTTGTAATCAAATCTCCCTTCTCTAAGTGCTTGGCAATAGTTAGCCTTGAAAGGGAAAACTTAATCTGGCAAAAAACAATAGAGATAGATGAAAAAGGTTTACCGATTGAGGTTCCCATAAAAGAAGAGTATCTTCCAAACGTTTATCTCAGTGTTGTTTTACTTCGACCCAGGACTTCAAAACCCGATGAAACCGACTCAGGTCGACCGCAGGTAAAAGCCGGAATCATCAAAATCAATGTAAATACGGATTCAAGAAAAATACCATTACAAATTATATCTGATAAGAATACTTATAAGCCCGGAGAGACTGTGAGTTTAAAACTTAAGTCTGTACCGGGAGCTGAGGTAGCTTTCACAGTAGCTGATGAAGGTGTTTTAAGTCTGATTTCTTATTTCTCCTATCCGAATCCTGTAGCAACCGCTTTTACTGAGTGGCCTCTGGGAGTTAAAATATTAGAGAACAGACATATG from Leptospiraceae bacterium carries:
- a CDS encoding Nif3-like dinuclear metal center hexameric protein, with product MKRREILDYLNVLFQYRENTEKYATNGLQVEGNDEVQSIAFSVDASFGIIQKAVKENVDMLICHHGIFWPSLFSIEGQVKEKIQLFLENEISLVGMHLPLDRQPEIGNNICLANILEGENIREIASISYYGDWKMKKTIREIANILQEKLMGPIKLFDFSDGKAGSFVVCSGSGSSELRLLEQGDCEVFITGELRYEAIDEAKYKKISLISAGHYATETTGIQALQRKMSTELNLKTLFIEDRVDY